In one window of Posidoniimonas corsicana DNA:
- a CDS encoding TraM recognition domain-containing protein: MFFRKRQSDIFHDLDLGTKSLCDHTLAVGGSGSGKSSLLKVLLTDALRRTCQGRPIGCVWSCVKNDEADAAIRIISAASAEGRLLHLVPGQFTCNVLSYELNDRPGGSPITATILLERLNKLMTRSNGERGEAYWQNLFSRLLEYSITICWLAKRREVCLADVFCFCASTPSSFEQLSSEAFRNKSVCLKMLRQAEMNLVSDAERRQYELAATFICNELILIGSKGRGSALTQVMAILSPFMRSPLYETVNTPGPSSFTPGMALKGSCVVLDFPLLTHQTGGLLFTSLMNILVCEAALRQTDPSNLTLLVRDELPAILADPDFEVFVQSLARSHLLGFVSSGQSLAQFRAAMGGGADAAERLHAILANYSQKFLMATPCKDTAAYFSEAWGEHIEETVTVSERTEEIEKLNLMDIIFGSHFTYSVGESRVRRCPVEAFLSLRRGGGANRRLVDCFYTQAGRTFGRNGSPFRVYTFEQR; the protein is encoded by the coding sequence GTGTTCTTTAGAAAACGCCAGAGTGACATCTTTCATGACCTCGATCTTGGGACGAAATCCCTATGCGATCACACGCTAGCTGTAGGCGGATCGGGTTCGGGAAAAAGCTCCCTCCTGAAAGTTCTTCTGACCGACGCCCTACGCCGCACGTGCCAGGGGCGACCGATTGGCTGCGTTTGGTCGTGCGTCAAGAACGACGAGGCGGACGCTGCGATCCGGATTATCAGCGCCGCCAGCGCCGAGGGCCGCCTGCTGCATCTGGTCCCCGGGCAGTTCACCTGCAACGTGCTGTCTTACGAACTGAACGACCGGCCCGGCGGGTCGCCAATCACGGCGACGATCCTGCTGGAGCGGTTGAACAAGCTCATGACGCGTAGCAATGGTGAGCGCGGCGAGGCCTACTGGCAGAACCTCTTCTCGCGTCTGCTGGAATACAGCATCACCATCTGCTGGCTTGCCAAACGAAGGGAGGTTTGCCTCGCTGATGTGTTCTGCTTTTGCGCATCGACGCCGAGCAGCTTCGAGCAATTGAGTTCCGAGGCGTTTCGGAATAAATCTGTGTGCCTCAAGATGCTCCGGCAGGCCGAGATGAATCTTGTGAGTGACGCCGAGCGCCGGCAGTACGAACTCGCCGCCACGTTTATCTGCAACGAGCTCATCCTTATCGGCAGCAAAGGGCGCGGTAGCGCATTGACCCAAGTCATGGCGATCCTGTCGCCGTTCATGCGGTCGCCGCTCTACGAGACCGTCAACACGCCGGGTCCGAGCAGCTTCACCCCCGGGATGGCCCTGAAGGGCAGTTGCGTAGTACTCGACTTCCCGCTGCTAACGCACCAGACGGGCGGCCTGCTGTTCACGTCGCTGATGAACATCCTTGTCTGCGAGGCGGCGCTCAGGCAGACTGATCCATCAAACCTAACGCTGCTCGTGCGGGATGAGCTTCCGGCCATCCTCGCCGACCCGGACTTTGAAGTTTTTGTCCAAAGTTTGGCGCGGTCGCATTTGCTGGGATTTGTTTCCAGCGGCCAATCGCTTGCCCAATTCCGCGCGGCGATGGGGGGCGGCGCCGACGCTGCTGAGAGGCTCCACGCCATACTTGCGAACTACTCGCAGAAGTTCTTGATGGCCACGCCGTGCAAAGACACGGCCGCTTACTTCTCCGAGGCGTGGGGGGAGCATATCGAAGAGACCGTCACGGTCTCCGAGCGGACCGAAGAGATCGAGAAGCTGAACCTGATGGACATCATCTTCGGGTCGCACTTTACCTACAGCGTTGGCGAGTCTCGCGTCAGAAGATGCCCCGTCGAAGCGTTCTTGTCGCTTCGCCGTGGCGGCGGGGCCAACCGCCGACTCGTCGACTGCTTCTACACCCAGGCGGGCCGCACGTTCGGCCGCAACGGTTCGCCCTTCCGCGTTTATACATTCGAGCAGAGGTGA
- a CDS encoding ParB/RepB/Spo0J family partition protein: protein MPRPNATAPAEPRCVAVELLQPMSLSRSLDDPTIARLQESIRQHGLLQPILVIESGGGYEIVSGNHRTEACRRNGETEIDAIVLPAGTSREDALAKSLHENHVRRDETLPDVMKRVHALASYHKCRFEEGARLAGVSRSTFSKIQTVLDKLGPRAMAMVAERKIGVSIAYEVAKRAVDHEQQVEWLAAHAAGDMRRDDILAATRPSGATPKRLKLALTIDSVRLQLTMPADSGYDDLHQVLGKLKSRLVSHAKQRHPLELLPKLLQSQAS, encoded by the coding sequence ATGCCTAGACCAAACGCAACTGCACCGGCCGAACCCCGATGCGTCGCAGTAGAGTTGTTGCAGCCGATGTCGTTGTCACGATCTCTTGACGATCCAACGATTGCGAGGCTGCAAGAAAGCATCCGCCAGCACGGATTGCTGCAACCGATCCTCGTTATTGAGAGCGGTGGCGGCTATGAAATCGTGAGTGGAAACCACCGCACTGAAGCCTGCCGGCGCAACGGGGAGACCGAGATCGACGCGATCGTTCTCCCCGCGGGCACAAGCCGCGAAGACGCATTGGCAAAGTCGCTCCATGAGAACCACGTGCGCCGAGACGAAACGCTGCCGGACGTGATGAAGCGGGTGCATGCCCTGGCGAGCTACCACAAGTGCCGCTTTGAGGAGGGGGCCCGTCTGGCGGGCGTGAGCCGTTCGACTTTCAGTAAGATCCAAACCGTGCTCGACAAGCTCGGTCCAAGAGCGATGGCGATGGTTGCCGAGCGCAAGATTGGGGTCTCGATCGCGTACGAAGTAGCTAAACGGGCAGTGGATCACGAACAGCAGGTAGAGTGGTTGGCCGCCCACGCCGCGGGTGACATGCGGCGCGATGATATTCTCGCCGCGACGAGACCGTCTGGAGCAACGCCTAAGCGGCTAAAGCTTGCACTGACGATTGATAGCGTCCGGCTACAGCTCACAATGCCTGCAGACTCGGGGTACGACGACCTGCACCAGGTGCTGGGAAAGCTCAAGAGCCGCCTCGTCTCTCACGCCAAGCAGCGTCATCCGTTGGAGCTGCTTCCGAAACTTCTGCAGTCCCAAGCTAGCTAG
- a CDS encoding ParA family protein, with protein sequence MRNQIIAVANGKGGVGKSTVSVHLAGWLHDQGHRVLLADCDAQQSSSQWLEEANPDIDTVQFEKADDILDSLQEHAREFDYVVADGPGSNSETSRALLMVADLAVLPCKASLLEVRALAEATKILMQARKIRGGPPPATIILNMVQPRFKLAAEMKKAASALRLPIVSKPWILRQVYADAPGQGKFVWKMGAAGRIGAAEVQKIFEELMPEAIATNRQSSRSKKEAAS encoded by the coding sequence ATGAGAAATCAGATTATCGCCGTAGCCAATGGAAAAGGGGGAGTGGGCAAGTCCACCGTGTCAGTCCACCTCGCCGGCTGGCTCCACGACCAGGGCCACCGCGTGCTGTTGGCCGACTGCGACGCTCAGCAGAGCAGCTCGCAGTGGTTGGAGGAGGCCAACCCCGATATCGACACCGTGCAGTTCGAGAAGGCCGACGATATTCTCGATAGCCTCCAGGAGCACGCCCGCGAGTTCGACTACGTCGTCGCCGACGGTCCAGGCTCTAACAGCGAGACGAGCCGAGCACTGTTGATGGTAGCCGACCTGGCCGTCCTGCCCTGCAAAGCCTCGCTCCTTGAGGTGCGCGCCCTGGCGGAAGCCACCAAAATCCTCATGCAGGCCCGCAAGATCCGCGGCGGACCGCCCCCGGCGACGATCATTCTGAATATGGTCCAGCCGCGGTTCAAACTGGCGGCCGAGATGAAGAAAGCCGCCTCCGCATTGCGACTACCAATTGTGAGCAAGCCGTGGATCCTGCGGCAGGTCTACGCCGACGCCCCCGGGCAGGGCAAGTTCGTGTGGAAGATGGGGGCTGCTGGCCGTATCGGCGCTGCCGAGGTGCAGAAGATTTTTGAGGAACTGATGCCGGAGGCGATTGCCACGAACAGGCAATCCAGCAGATCAAAGAAGGAGGCTGCGTCATGA
- a CDS encoding DUF2726 domain-containing protein, whose product MPKRSPLLDSDSRSPYSPQPRLISAGELRFYHTVLEPGFGNRFYIGVQVPMTAVLRVDEDQWDRAAGRKIRQKRFDFVLAYPKTFRIAAVIELDDLTHRSPSRRRRDRFVEEALLQAGVLLVRIPVYRKYDAKRIRAMIQRRLREHRTRKNTA is encoded by the coding sequence ATGCCCAAACGCTCGCCTCTGTTGGACTCGGATTCAAGGTCTCCCTACTCGCCTCAACCGCGGTTGATCTCTGCCGGTGAGTTGCGTTTTTACCACACCGTGCTCGAGCCGGGTTTCGGCAACCGATTCTACATCGGTGTGCAGGTCCCGATGACGGCCGTGCTCCGCGTTGACGAGGATCAATGGGACCGGGCCGCCGGGCGGAAGATCCGACAGAAGCGGTTCGACTTCGTGCTCGCCTACCCCAAGACGTTTCGCATTGCCGCGGTGATCGAGCTGGACGACCTCACCCACCGCTCACCAAGTCGCCGCCGGCGGGACCGTTTTGTCGAGGAAGCCTTGCTGCAGGCCGGCGTGCTGTTAGTCCGGATCCCAGTCTACCGGAAGTACGACGCCAAGCGGATACGGGCGATGATCCAACGCCGACTGCGTGAACATCGCACCCGAAAAAATACAGCTTAA
- a CDS encoding replication initiator protein A, whose translation MTDTLLDLSSDKLSPGDRSPLLPDRHPTADFFVCDVLDAAPKGDMASMEHPVFSLSSKPDRRVRRYEHGDCFVEVKPSSDGLATVHDRDILIYCISQLMAARNAGQPVSQVVRFKAYDLLTATNRMTNGQGYEALKAALERLSGTRISTNIVTGGQEIFETFGLIERAKIVRQTRDGRMQEIEVKLAEWVFAAIRHNEVLTLNKDYFRLRKPLERRLYECGRKFCGRQASWKISLELLHKKCGSTSTLKEFRRLITRITREHAVHQHIPDYDVWLDENDMVNFTNRLRRDERATEWDGRILLAAETYDAARRLAPGWDVYMIEQEWRAWLTDRPRRPDAAFLGFCRRWFAIRGAA comes from the coding sequence ATGACCGACACGCTGCTCGACCTCTCTTCAGACAAGCTCTCGCCGGGCGACCGCTCGCCGCTGCTGCCCGACCGGCACCCGACGGCCGATTTCTTTGTGTGCGACGTGCTGGACGCCGCCCCCAAGGGGGACATGGCGTCGATGGAGCACCCGGTGTTCTCACTCTCGTCGAAGCCCGACCGCCGCGTCCGCCGCTACGAGCACGGTGACTGCTTTGTTGAGGTGAAGCCATCGTCCGACGGCCTGGCGACGGTGCACGACCGCGACATCCTGATCTACTGCATCAGCCAGCTGATGGCCGCCCGCAACGCGGGCCAACCGGTTTCGCAGGTCGTGCGGTTCAAGGCGTACGACCTCTTGACCGCCACCAACCGGATGACGAACGGGCAGGGTTACGAGGCGTTGAAGGCGGCGCTCGAACGGCTCTCGGGCACCCGGATCAGCACCAACATCGTCACCGGCGGCCAGGAGATATTTGAGACGTTCGGGCTGATCGAGCGGGCCAAGATCGTCCGCCAGACGCGGGACGGAAGGATGCAGGAGATCGAGGTAAAGTTGGCGGAATGGGTGTTCGCCGCGATCCGGCACAACGAGGTGCTGACCCTCAACAAGGACTACTTTCGGCTCCGGAAGCCGTTGGAGCGTCGGCTCTATGAGTGCGGCCGCAAGTTTTGCGGCCGCCAGGCTTCGTGGAAGATTTCACTCGAACTGTTGCACAAGAAGTGCGGCTCGACCTCCACACTCAAGGAGTTTCGGCGGCTGATCACGCGGATCACGCGTGAGCACGCCGTCCACCAGCATATCCCCGACTACGACGTTTGGCTCGACGAGAACGACATGGTGAACTTCACCAACCGGCTCCGGCGTGACGAGCGGGCGACCGAGTGGGACGGTCGGATCCTGCTGGCGGCGGAGACCTACGACGCGGCGCGGCGGTTGGCGCCGGGGTGGGACGTCTACATGATCGAGCAAGAGTGGCGGGCCTGGCTCACCGACCGCCCGCGGCGCCCCGACGCGGCGTTCCTCGGGTTCTGCCGCCGCTGGTTCGCCATCCGCGGAGCGGCATAG
- a CDS encoding type II toxin-antitoxin system RelE/ParE family toxin, with amino-acid sequence MKYRVLIVAEAEADLREIIQQLRVESPVTVVKLQQELMAISRQLEEFPYAYQASAEPTVRRACLHSTRHTVYFRVRGRVVEVAAVLPQRIDPSLTRERLGRTIVG; translated from the coding sequence GTGAAGTACCGCGTCCTGATCGTCGCCGAGGCGGAGGCCGACCTGCGGGAGATCATTCAGCAGCTCCGGGTAGAGTCGCCGGTCACCGTAGTCAAGCTGCAGCAGGAGCTGATGGCCATCAGCCGCCAACTGGAGGAGTTTCCCTACGCCTACCAGGCGTCGGCCGAGCCGACCGTCCGCCGGGCGTGCCTGCACTCCACCCGCCACACCGTGTACTTCCGCGTTCGCGGGCGTGTGGTCGAGGTGGCGGCGGTCCTCCCGCAGCGGATCGACCCCAGTCTTACCCGCGAACGCCTGGGACGCACAATCGTCGGCTAG
- a CDS encoding phosphoglycerate kinase, protein MELAMFAFATDEVFDRPVDFLAKNPINLHFWTAHPHLHGWMESLYNRKGGAQVFKGVAVELTTDDLLQLAEDLFRDRLRRPVGLGFGISRHCETEDDFGFIVKAWQALADGNTVYYEASW, encoded by the coding sequence ATGGAGCTTGCTATGTTTGCATTCGCTACCGACGAAGTATTCGATCGCCCGGTAGACTTTCTGGCAAAGAACCCCATCAACCTCCACTTCTGGACGGCGCACCCCCACCTGCACGGGTGGATGGAGAGCCTCTACAACCGCAAGGGCGGTGCGCAGGTATTTAAGGGCGTGGCCGTCGAACTAACGACCGACGACCTGCTACAGCTTGCGGAAGACCTGTTCCGCGACCGACTGCGAAGACCCGTTGGCCTCGGCTTCGGAATAAGCAGACATTGTGAGACCGAGGACGACTTCGGGTTTATCGTGAAGGCCTGGCAGGCGCTCGCCGATGGCAACACGGTCTACTACGAAGCCAGTTGGTAG
- a CDS encoding ArdC family protein, translated as MATKSKNRTDIYAKVTNQIVAELERGVRPWHKPWNAEHAAGRICRPLRHNGAPYQGINILMLWASAEDAGFHCPHWLTFKQAKELGGSVRKGEKGSPVVYASTFTRSETTDDGAEVAEQVPFLKQYTVFNACQVDGLPARYYELAAAPRETVERIEQADRFFAATGAEIRTGGNRAYYTIEGDYIQLPPIECFVDSESHAAVLSHEAAHWTRHPSRLDRDLGRKRWGDAGYAMEELVAELGSAFLCADLEITPEVREDHASYLASWLEVLKADKRAIFTAASLASKAVDFLHGLQPTAES; from the coding sequence ATGGCTACCAAGTCCAAGAACCGCACCGACATTTACGCGAAGGTCACCAATCAGATCGTGGCCGAACTAGAGCGGGGCGTCCGGCCCTGGCACAAGCCCTGGAACGCCGAGCACGCGGCGGGCAGGATCTGCCGGCCGCTGCGGCACAACGGCGCGCCCTACCAGGGGATTAATATCCTGATGCTGTGGGCGTCGGCAGAGGACGCCGGCTTCCACTGCCCGCACTGGCTGACGTTCAAGCAGGCCAAGGAGCTTGGCGGATCGGTCCGCAAGGGCGAGAAGGGATCGCCGGTGGTGTACGCCAGCACGTTCACCCGGAGCGAGACGACCGACGACGGGGCCGAGGTTGCGGAGCAGGTGCCGTTCCTGAAGCAGTACACGGTGTTCAACGCCTGCCAGGTCGACGGGCTGCCGGCCCGCTACTATGAGCTGGCGGCGGCGCCGCGTGAGACCGTGGAGCGGATCGAGCAGGCTGACCGGTTTTTTGCCGCTACCGGGGCCGAGATCCGCACCGGCGGGAACCGGGCCTACTACACGATTGAGGGCGACTATATTCAGCTGCCGCCGATTGAGTGCTTTGTCGACTCAGAGTCGCACGCAGCGGTCTTAAGCCATGAAGCAGCCCACTGGACACGGCACCCGTCCCGACTGGACCGTGATTTGGGTCGGAAGCGGTGGGGCGACGCCGGCTACGCGATGGAGGAACTCGTTGCCGAGTTGGGTTCTGCTTTTCTGTGTGCCGATCTGGAAATCACGCCGGAGGTCCGCGAGGACCACGCCAGCTACCTGGCCAGCTGGCTGGAGGTGCTGAAGGCCGACAAGCGGGCGATCTTTACGGCCGCCTCGCTGGCGTCCAAGGCGGTCGACTTCCTGCACGGGCTGCAGCCGACGGCTGAGAGCTGA
- a CDS encoding WGR domain-containing protein, which produces MENLIRLAFEAHSIELNRHRHYEITVGRDLFDDWTVAIRYGRVGAGGQAQRWAAKQTADVKRLVSERLRRRLTAKKRIGCPYRLVMLDSAPGLDAAAWLPRELMARFF; this is translated from the coding sequence GTGGAGAATCTCATTCGCTTGGCCTTTGAGGCCCACAGTATCGAACTCAACCGCCACCGACACTACGAGATCACTGTCGGGCGGGACCTGTTCGACGACTGGACGGTAGCGATCCGCTACGGCCGGGTAGGCGCCGGTGGCCAGGCGCAGCGTTGGGCCGCGAAACAGACGGCGGACGTGAAACGCCTTGTCAGCGAGCGTCTGCGCCGCCGCCTAACCGCGAAGAAGCGTATCGGCTGCCCCTACCGGCTGGTGATGCTGGACTCCGCGCCCGGTTTGGACGCCGCCGCGTGGTTGCCGAGAGAGCTCATGGCCAGATTCTTCTAA
- a CDS encoding recombinase family protein, with amino-acid sequence MLVGYMRVSKTDGSQATDLQRDALLATGVDQQHLYDDTASGKQDDRPGLAACLKALREGDTLVVWKLDRLGRDLRHLVNTVHDLTQRQIGFKVLAGEGAAIDTTTPSGKLVFGIFAALAEFERELIRERTKAGLAAARARGRYGGRPFAMAPAKLRLAQLAMQNRDTVVSELCEQLGITRQTLYRHVGPDGTLRADGRKLLERSAKRTRTYARSGDVLTDAVQDD; translated from the coding sequence ATGCTGGTTGGATACATGCGGGTGAGCAAAACGGACGGGTCGCAGGCGACGGACCTGCAACGCGACGCTCTGCTCGCCACGGGAGTTGATCAGCAGCACCTCTACGACGACACCGCTTCCGGCAAGCAAGATGATCGCCCCGGACTGGCCGCCTGCCTCAAGGCCCTCCGTGAGGGCGACACGCTCGTTGTCTGGAAGCTCGATCGACTCGGCCGCGACCTCCGCCACCTTGTCAACACGGTCCACGATCTTACCCAACGCCAGATCGGTTTCAAAGTATTAGCCGGCGAAGGCGCCGCGATCGACACCACCACCCCGTCCGGGAAGCTGGTGTTCGGCATTTTCGCTGCCCTCGCCGAGTTTGAACGGGAGCTGATCCGAGAGCGGACGAAGGCGGGGTTGGCGGCCGCTCGGGCACGAGGACGCTACGGCGGACGCCCCTTCGCGATGGCGCCCGCCAAGCTGCGGCTGGCTCAGCTCGCGATGCAGAACCGCGACACGGTGGTCAGTGAGCTCTGCGAGCAGCTGGGCATCACGCGGCAGACGCTCTACCGGCACGTCGGGCCGGATGGCACGCTTCGAGCTGATGGAAGGAAGCTGCTGGAGCGATCCGCCAAACGCACCCGCACGTATGCCCGTAGCGGTGATGTGTTGACCGATGCTGTGCAGGATGACTAG
- a CDS encoding RHS repeat-associated core domain-containing protein produces MPTRKTATRELDLLTGLQLNRKRYYHQQLGTWLSRDPIGYLGGLNLYGYVVSRPTFYVDPTGLQGDFGIQGWCESLIGDPSRFCPKPKPKPPWFNHYWDNSGTPIDLGDYDLLDDFQRDDDVRNCVRKHKKRISNSDPNPCEGKQPGETASVTVTVTDTCRGIQLEDSIFVLGNTTLQIVTTCTFTGECYKPCIDNQTDQPDPDIMDTKGMTYDCETTYRIVDRFSDPWDVIDIFPGEWNPDGTPYPITGGWDEEWGTGRR; encoded by the coding sequence ATGCCAACGAGGAAGACGGCGACAAGGGAACTCGACCTCCTAACCGGGCTGCAGCTGAATCGCAAGCGATACTATCACCAGCAACTCGGCACGTGGCTGTCAAGGGATCCGATTGGGTATCTCGGCGGCTTGAATCTGTACGGTTATGTTGTTTCCAGGCCTACGTTCTACGTCGATCCCACCGGGTTGCAAGGGGACTTCGGAATCCAGGGATGGTGCGAGAGTCTGATCGGTGACCCTTCGCGGTTTTGCCCAAAACCAAAGCCTAAACCTCCTTGGTTCAATCACTACTGGGACAATTCGGGAACTCCGATCGACCTTGGCGACTACGACTTACTAGACGACTTTCAGCGCGATGATGATGTAAGAAACTGCGTTAGGAAACACAAGAAACGCATCAGCAATTCCGATCCGAATCCGTGCGAGGGAAAGCAACCAGGTGAGACAGCTTCTGTAACAGTAACCGTCACGGACACGTGCCGAGGAATTCAGCTTGAGGATTCTATATTCGTACTTGGCAATACGACTCTTCAGATAGTAACAACATGCACCTTCACCGGAGAATGCTACAAACCCTGCATCGATAACCAGACGGACCAACCTGATCCAGACATTATGGACACAAAGGGGATGACGTACGATTGCGAAACAACCTATCGAATCGTTGACCGCTTCTCAGACCCATGGGATGTAATCGACATTTTCCCAGGGGAGTGGAATCCTGATGGTACGCCCTACCCGATCACAGGTGGCTGGGATGAAGAGTGGGGCACTGGACGCCGGTAA
- the glf gene encoding UDP-galactopyranose mutase: MKDFDFLVVGAGLFGATFARRAADCGMRSLVIDRREHVSGNCFTESVDGIDVHRYGPHIFHTASDRVWAFVRRFGEFNKYQHRGRVSYKGRLYSFPINLATLRQVWGVESAAEARERIATERVAIERPKSMKDWLLSQVGEELYEMFFRGYTLKQWGQDPANLPAEIARRIPIRMTENDRYFKDSSVHEGIPVEGYTNLVASILDAPQIRVELGVDYFSHREQLSRQARRVVFSGKIDQYFGYERGRLAYRSLRFDDERLQGDYQSVAIVNYTDEAVPFTRITEHKHFAPSSVNHTIVTREYSMPHDRCNEPYYPVRDAANNAVLAQYEKLAGGTSVVFGGRLASYRYLDMDQVIAQAIRKADSAMEGSLGRTLTTRV, encoded by the coding sequence GTGAAAGACTTTGACTTTCTTGTTGTCGGCGCAGGGCTCTTTGGCGCCACGTTCGCAAGGCGAGCCGCGGATTGTGGGATGCGATCACTTGTAATTGATAGACGGGAGCATGTGTCGGGGAACTGCTTCACCGAATCGGTTGACGGCATAGACGTGCACCGCTACGGCCCCCACATATTTCATACAGCGAGCGATCGGGTTTGGGCGTTTGTAAGACGATTCGGCGAGTTCAATAAGTATCAGCACCGCGGAAGAGTCTCGTACAAAGGGCGCCTCTACTCATTCCCAATCAACCTGGCAACACTTCGTCAGGTATGGGGGGTAGAATCAGCCGCTGAAGCAAGAGAGAGGATCGCAACCGAGCGCGTCGCAATCGAACGCCCGAAGTCGATGAAAGATTGGCTCCTCTCTCAAGTGGGTGAGGAGCTCTACGAGATGTTCTTTCGAGGCTACACACTCAAGCAGTGGGGGCAGGATCCGGCCAACCTTCCCGCCGAGATCGCGCGTCGGATCCCAATTCGAATGACGGAGAACGACCGCTACTTCAAGGATTCCTCTGTCCATGAGGGCATTCCAGTTGAAGGGTACACAAACCTCGTCGCCAGCATTCTTGACGCCCCACAGATCCGAGTAGAGCTCGGCGTAGACTACTTCAGTCACCGTGAGCAGCTTAGCCGCCAAGCGAGGCGGGTCGTATTCAGCGGAAAGATTGACCAGTACTTTGGGTACGAACGAGGCCGACTAGCCTACCGGAGCCTCCGCTTCGACGATGAGAGGCTGCAGGGAGACTACCAAAGTGTCGCGATCGTGAACTACACCGACGAGGCCGTTCCATTTACGCGGATCACCGAGCACAAGCACTTCGCGCCCAGTAGCGTAAACCATACGATCGTGACACGTGAGTACTCGATGCCGCACGATAGGTGCAACGAGCCATACTATCCGGTCCGCGACGCCGCAAATAACGCAGTTCTTGCGCAGTATGAGAAGCTCGCTGGCGGCACGAGCGTAGTCTTCGGCGGCCGTTTGGCATCATACCGGTACCTAGACATGGACCAAGTCATCGCGCAGGCGATCCGCAAGGCCGATTCCGCAATGGAGGGGTCGCTAGGAAGGACGCTGACGACACGCGTTTGA